The following DNA comes from Candidatus Binatia bacterium.
CTCGGGGTGCCGGAGAAAGACCTTGCTTCGCCCGGAACCAAGTACGACACGGTCATTCTGGCGAGGACATTGGCGGCGCCGCCCCATCCCGGCTGGAGATATCGGCAAAACCAGCAGGGGAAGGTTGTCGGTTTCGAATTCTCCAATCGGGGCGGCAACCCGATACTCCCGCCCCGTCACAATATCGACAAGAATCTTTTTTTCTCCAGGGATTTTCAATTTCGCTTCGACGATCGGGCGCGGCAGGATATCCATCTCTATGTCTCGGACTGGACTCCTTCCCGCGACCGGCAGTTCAGGCTCAGCGAGCTCATGAACAGCGTCCTATATTTTTTCCCCAGGAACTACGTTCCCGCCATCGCCGGCTTGGGCGGCCGCACGCTCGTGAAACTGCCGACGGGGGAAGAAGTGGAGTTTAATGCCGATACCTACGAGATTCTGGGCGGCGTATTTGCAGAAGCGCCGGTCGATTTTAATCCCGATCGATCGGCGCGGAAGTTTGCGGGCCTCCACTACACGGGAAGAGGGGTAGTCGTCCGGGCCGATGCTCGAGGCGCCGACCCCAGACTCGGAACCACGGCGACCGTCACGGCCGCAGCGCCGGCTGCGGAATGCGGAGAAGCGGACTGCCCCAGCCAATGCCGGGTGCCCTCGAACGAATTATGGGATCAAAAGGGCGCGGTACGCTTCAAATTTACCACGGACGAGGAATTCGACCGGTATCTCCTGGCGCGATGCGGATTCGGATTGCCGCAAAACGATCCCCGTTTTGTGATCGCCTCAACGCTCAATTAAATTCCCTTCCATCTCTGTCAATCGTTCGATCCGGTCGCCATACTGGTCGAGAGGCGACGGAGTGAAGCAGAAAAGCACAACCGAAAAAAACCGGTGCATGCGGATTTGGCTGGCGGTCGCGGTGTTGGCGCTGCTTCTGGGGATGACGGCGGCGTGGAAGTGGAGTCCGCTGGCCGACCAGATCGACATCCGCAAAATTACCGCCTGGGCCGTTTCGATCAGAAAGGATCCGGCGCGGCACGCGATCATTCCTGCCGCCTATCTTATCGCCAGCCTGTTATCGTTTCCCGTCACGATCTTGATTCTCGCCACGGCGATCGTCTTCGGCCCTATTGTCGGGTCCGCTTATTCCTTCGCCGGCTGTCTCTTGGGCGCGGCGGCGACGTACGCCGTCGGTTATTTCATGGGCAAGGACTTTGTTCAGCGAATCGCCGGCCGTAAGTGGCGGCGCGTGGAGGAAAAAATCGGCCAGAGCGGCATCATGGCGGTGGCGGCGATCCGGCTTCTTCCCGTAGCGCCTTTCACGATCGTCAATATCGTCTCCGGCGCCTTCAAGGTCCCGATTCTACACTACTTGCTCGGGTCGATGTTGGGTCTTGCGCCGGGTATCCTTGTGATTAATTTCTTCGCCCACCAGTTCGCGAGGGCCGTCAGGAATCCCGGCGTCGGAAGTTATGCTTTCCTCGGCGTGGGGGTCGCGATCACTGTGGCTGGCGTCGTATGGATGCGCCGGAAACTGGCGAAAAGTCATTCATAGATTTCCCTTCGTGGCGCCTATCCGCAAACACGGCCTCCGCTTGTCATCTCTACGCTAAAGTTGCCCCTGTCTTTGCCGATAATGCCATCAGGAGGGCGTCTGTGGAATCATCAGCGGCAACGCCAAATGCGATGACCGGGCAGCAAAACATCCGGAAATACTTCCGCGAGGTGATGGAGAAGTACAAACTTCCGCCTCTGCCGATCGTCGCCAGTAAGGTCCTCAGCATGATCGAGGACCCGGACCTGAGCATCCGCGAGATTTGCCGCGTGCTGTCCGACGATCCGGCGCTGGCGGCCCGCGTGTTGGCTATTTCGCGCTCGGTTTATTACGCCCAGCGCACGCCGCCGAAAAGCTTGCAGGGCGCCATCCAGGTGGTCGGGCTGCGCGCCTTGCGTTACATCCTGATCGCCGCCGCGACCCAGGGTCTGTTTATGGCCAACAATAATGTCTCGGCCAGGCTGTGGTCCCACTCTTTGGCGGTGGCGTTGGCATGCCGCATACTGTCGGAGCGCGTGAATTATCCGGACGGCGAGCAGGCATTCCTCACCGGCCTGCTGCACGACATCGGCGAGATGATCCTTTTTCACGGCGACCAGATTGGATTCGAGCGGATCGTCGGCGAGGCGCAAAAAAGCGGGGCGTCGCTGGTGGAAAAGGAAAAGGAAGTCTACGCGTTCGACCACGCTTTCATCGGGCTCACGTTGTTGGACTCCTGGAACATCGATTCGGAAATCGGCGACGCGGTTCTCAAACACCACGAGAGCGGAGGCGAAGCCGGGAAACTTGCCGGGATTCTTGAGATGGCGGATTATCTTTCATTCCGCGCCGACCTCGGCTTTTTTTCCGCTCCCCCGCTTCCCGCGCCGGAGCTGATGCGCGCTTTCGGCTGCGACGACGACGAGTCTTTGGCGGCCACCGTAAAAAAGGTGCGCGCGGCATTCGACGCCGAGAACGCTTTGTTCCAATCGGTGTAAGCCATCGGCGGCGAATTCCCCGTCGCCGCGAAAATGTTTCCCCGCAATCGCTCTTTCTTTCCTTGCCAACGGCCGCTTAGATCGTGTAATATCCCCAGAAATTTTCCTACCGTACCAAGGTGCTCTCAATGCAACCGAAGATTCGATCAAACGTCGCGAAGTTTTGCCGCCCCAGCGGGTCGGGATGGGCGCTCGCCTTGGTTCTTCTTGTCCCTGCGCTCGCGTTCGGAGCGGCTGCGCCCGGACAAGTCAAGATCGGCACCGCGTCGATCACCGCCAGCACGCTCAGTCTCTGGCTCGCGCAGGACCAGGGAATCTTCAAGAAGCACGGCCTGGAAGCGCAAATCATTGTGATCCGCGGCGGGCCGACCTTGGTCGCGAGCATGGTATCGGGCGACACGCCTTACGCCTTTACCACCGGCGTGTCCTTTTTGGGCGCCGCCGCCCAGGGCACCGAGGTCAAAATGCTCACCTCCATATCCGAAAAGGTGAGCTGGAAGCTGATGGCGTCCCGGCAAATCAAGACGCCGCAGGATTTGCGCGGCAAGCGCATCGGCGTTTCCAGCATCGTCGGCACGACCTGGCTCAACTCGATGCTGGCACTGGAGCAGCTCGGCCTCGAACCCAAGCGGGACAACATCGTCTTTCTCCAGACGGGCGATCCCGTCACCATGGGGCACGCCTTGGAAAGCGGCAGGATCGACGCGGCGGTGCTCGACCCGGTGACGAGCCGCGGCCTCAGCAGCAAGGGATTTCCGCTGCTGGTGGATCTATTGAAGGCCAACGTGGCTTTTCCGGGCCTGGGCTTGGGCGTGACGCGGCCCTATCTCGAAAAAAATTCCGCGACCGCGGAGAAGGTCGTCACCGCGCTCGTGGAAGGTCTCGCGTTCGTCCTTCAGCCGGCGAATAAGACGGTCGTGCTCAAGAGTCTGATGAAGAATATGAAGATGAACGATCAGGCGGCGGCGGAAGAGGGCTACCAGGATCAAATCGCCACGCTCAACCGCAAGCCTTATCCGTCCCTAGAGGGCTTGCGCAACGCGCAAAGGCTGATGGCGCAGCAAAATCCCAAGATCGGCACTTTGAAAGTGGAAGACATCGCCGATTCCCGCTTCATCAAAAAGCTCGACGAGAGCGGCTTCATCGACAAGCTGTACGCGACGCCGGGCCGATAAAAGTCCCGACCTTGGCCGCCGCCGATGCCAAGGGTTTTTATTTTGCCTTCCGTGCTTTAATCTAAGGCATGCGCATCGTCGCTGTTCGCGAGAACACGCGGCCGATCTCCTCGCCGATCCGTAACGCCTACATCGACTTCAGCAAGATGACGATCAGCCTCGTCGCCGTCGTCACGGACATCATCCCCGATGGGCGCCGCATCGTCGGCTACGGTTTCAATTCCAACGGGCGCTACGGTCAGGGCGGGCTGATTCGCGAGCGCTTCGCGCCGCGTCTGCTGGAAGCCGAGCCGCAAACTCTCCTGAACGAATCCGGCGACAACTTCGACCCGGACCGGATCTGGAGCGCAATGATGGCGAACGAAAAACCCGGCGGCCACGGCGAGCGCTCGGTGGCCGTGGGCGCGATCGACATGGCGGTCTGGGATGCAGTGGCGAAGATTACAGGAAAGCCGTTGTTTCGCCTCCTGGCGGAGCGCCACGGCGTGCGGATATGGCCGGTCCTCCGCGCGCACGCGCACGCGGTCGCCGGGCTTGAATCGGCCGGTGATCTCGCTCACGGCTCGCCCCACTTTTTTTCGATCTCGGCGACCTTTCGGTCGATCTCCTCCTGCGTGAGTATTCTCTTCTCGATCAGAATGCTCTCCATGCTCGCGATCCAGCGCTCGTAGTAGCTGAGCGACCGGTACAACTCGGAGTCCATCTGTTCGCGCGCGCGCCTGAGCTCGTCGGTGCGTTTGATGCCTCTCGCGCCGAGCGCCTGGTTGACCGCGTCGGCCACGATCTCCCAATCCTCGAGCTGATGTTCGGCGCGGTTGATCGGCCCCGCGTCGCGCATCGTGCCGCCGATGTCATGATGGCCTCTCGGCATGGTTTCTCCTCGTGATTTGGACGTAAAAAAGCGTTACCCGGTTGTCGTGCGACGAATCCAAATTATCGCTTTGTCGCCGGCCAAGTCAACACGGGTCGATTTGACAAGGCTCTGAGAGCTTTCTGAGCAGCCTGACTTAGGTGCCGAGGGCGAGCAGCCGCGCCGCGTTGCCGCCGAGGATTTTCTGTTTGTCCGCTTCGGGAAGCGATAACTCCTCGACGACTTCTACGGATCTCTTGAGGGCGATCGGCACCGGCGGGAAGTCGCTGCCGAAGACGACGTGATCGACGCCGACGGTCTCGACGGAGCAGAGGACCGCGGGCGTGTGCAGGCTTACGGTATCGAGGAAGAGTTGTTTGATATAATCCGCAGGCGGTTTGGTCAGAACATCCGGCTCCCAGGGGCCGAAGCTCGTGTCCCTGCGCAGCTCATAACCGAAGCCGAGCCGGCCCGGCAGCATCGGCAGCGCGCCGCCCATGTGGGCGCAGACGAGTTTCAGCTTGGGAAATTTCTCCAGGCCCCCGGTCAGGATGAAGCGGGCGAGAGACAGCGTGGTGTCGAACGGCCGCCCAAGCATTTCCGGCAGACGGAAGATTTCCATCTTCTCGGCGCCAATCGTCACGCGCGGCGGATGGACGAAGATCGGCACGTCCAATTCCGTCACCAGCTCGAAGAACGGCACGGCGCGCGGCGAATCGAGGTACTCGCCTTCCACGCTGGAGCCGACCATGATGCCTTTCAATTTGTAATCTCTGATCGCGCGCTCGGTTTCTTTCAGCATGCGCTCGTCGCCGAACGGCACCGACGAGGCCAGGCCGAGAAGGCGATCGGAATATTTCGCCGTCGTCTCGGCGGCGAACTCGTTGAACTCTTTTACGATGTCGAACGAATCGTGTCCCTGAGGCGTGCGGATCCAGTTGTTGCCGAAAACGGTGAGGTTGACTCCCGCCTTATCCTGCTCCTCCAATAATCCCGGGATATTAAAAATCGCCGGCGGCGATTTCGGATGGTACCAGCTCTTCGGCACCAGATGAGAATGGCAATCGATGATCATGTTGAGTTTCCCTCGCTGTCTCAAAACATATGCGTCCAGACGTGGCGTTGTCAATTCGATGAAGATGGTCGCCCCCTCAAGCTAGGTGCCACGGGTCGATAGGAAGTTATCCCCCCTTGTTCCTGGCACGCTCGGTCGAGAAAGCAACTCCGGTGAGGCGCGATCTGATCATATCTAGGACCTTGCGAAGGGGCGTTTCGCCCTTGCGCAGAAAACGAACACCCAAAAATTGAATTTCTCTAATCAGGTCGGGATCGTTTACCACGCTCAGACAAAACAGGTCGACTTTTGGATACAAATTAACGATTTGTCGGCACAAATAGAGACCGGTTCGTTGACTAGACGTTTCAGCTTCGAGCGAGGGGCCGGGTGGCATCATAACATCAACGGTGGCGAGGTCGATGTGCTCTCGGGCAAAAATCGCTAAGGCCTCTTCGCCCGTTGAGGCCTTAAGGACCCGATGCCCTTCGTGAGTAAGCGCGTCTTCTAGAGCTTCCAGCAGGCCTTGTTCATCGTCGATAAGTAGAACTGTTTTTTGGTTCACGCTGCCTGGCCTTTCCCTCGAGTCCTCGTACGGATAGGACCACCCGAAATACGGCTCTCCCCATCTGATCCGGATACGCAATCATCTTTCCCTCATGAATCTCGACGATACGTTTTGCAATGTATAAGCCAAATCCCGTCCCGGCCGGATAAAGATTTTTGGCTTCGCTTGTCCGGTAGCCACGGTCGAAGATCTTCTCGACCTCGTCTTTCTTGAGCGGAATTCCCCGATTCGTGATCGTGACCGTCACCGTATTCTCCGCTGTGGTGTGGGAGCCGTTGATCGTTATGTCGGAATTCCGATCTGAGTACTTAACGGCATTTTCGATGATGTTGCTGAATGCTTGACTTATCAATGGCTTCATCGCGAGCACCTCTGGGGCCTTCTTCAGGGTGTCGTCTTTGACTGATATGTTAAGCCCCTTGTCCCAACCTGAAGGCTGAAAATCGTCTGCCAAGTTAACAAGAAGTTGATGGAGGTTCACGGGCTGTAGCGGTTCTCTCAGCGCCGTGAGAGCATGGTCGGCGTCAAGGTTCGACATGAGAGCAAAATTTTTCGTCAAGTGTACAGCGAGGGTTGACTGTGAATAAATGGACCGGAGGACCTTTTTGGCACGTTCTACACTAATCCGACCGGCAGTGAGGTTCTCAATATGCCACTTAATCGCATTCAAGGGCGCAACAAGCTGATGCGAGACATTCTGTAGATACTCGATTCTCTCCTGGTTCACCCGATTGAGTTCACCCTGCAGACGAGCATTTTCTTTCTGTAAAGCTACAATATCCCTATCACGGTTGTTACCGGAGGACATGTTGGAGCTCCTTGCGAATTTCTTCGCCGGCGGCATCGATTCCGTTAGTTATGTCCACGTAAATAACTCCACTCAGATCACTCGGAAGTTCGAGTGGTCCCTTATACAGAAGAAACACTCGGCCCGATGAGCGGCCTAGAGAACCCAGGAAAAACCCAAGTTCCAGAATAACATTCTGGCGAGCCCGTCGCTTTTCGTCGTCCGTGGTATTAGCAGGAGCCACCCGGTCATCGGGTGTTAAAAGAACGAAGGCGAGTTGAGATTGGGCCGCATAGTATTCGAACTTCTCGATAAGGGTACGCCCGAGGTTTGGTTGTTCGTGCAGAACAATGGGCTCAGGCAAATTGAGAGTATTTTGGAGGTAGTTTTTTACCGCCAACTTTGTTGCCTCGTCGTGGCCGTGAACAATAAAGGGTCTTGGCAGGGGGTTAAAATGATCCAAGCCGAGGATATTTTCTATCTCGGCAATAATTTCTTTAAGGCTGGGGGTGGACCACTTTGAAAGGAATCGTGTGTATCGGTCGTTTCCTAGGGCGTTGATCACGTCACGATCCGATGTGGCAGAGTAGGCTAATATTGGAAGATCCGAACGTTTCTGGCGGATACGCTCAAAAATGCTCATGCCGGTGGTCCTTCCTCCACTCACGTCACCACCAGGCATATCGGGCGGGCGCTCCATGATAATGTCTAGCACCAGAAGATCAGAGGATACGATCGAGTCGAGAGCATTCAGAGCGTCTTTAGCTGAGGCTATGCGGCTAACATCGTGCCCAAAATAGCGAAGATTCTCGGCGAGAATTTCTATTGAGAAGTCGTCATCAATGATTGTGATGCGAGCCATGAGATCCCTCCGCCTATCGCCCTACGGTTACTTGTCACGGGCGAGGCGATCAGTATCCAAAGCTGAAGTCATCTCCGAACGAGTAATCCTAGTACGCCTACTCTTATACAGCAAGGAATGGCCAACGGTCTACACAATCGAATATCAATGAATAGTCCGACTGTGTCGATGGTTTTGGACTGCGATACCGTGCTAGGAGAGCCCCTGAAATGTGAGTCCTAGCTCGTTGCCGTCGATGTCGGCGAACATTGCGAATGTGCCCCACGCCATCGCCTTCGGCCGGAGGTGATTCGCACGCCGAGAGATTCGGGTCGCTTGCAAGTCTCTTCGACGTCGGGGCAATGGAAAACGACGGACGGTTTGAGCTGCTCCCGATTCGGCATCATCTACTTGGGTTATCTCCCTGGGTGGTATCCTACTGGAGGCAAGCGCAGCTACGGGAATAACCAATATGCGACACCGCCTTTATTTCGCCTGTGCAGGTTACGGTCGTCTGGCGACAGCCCATGACGAATGAGCATAAAGAGATCGTCGATCACTTGCTTGTTCTCGGCGAAGTAACCATGACCGAGTAGGTCCATGTCAACGGGCGATGCATCGATGGTGTCGATCCCGCCTGCGAGGACGAGATTAGGCTCGCCCTCGCCAGCGCGAGGAAATGCATGGACTGTTTGGGAGAGGGCAAGGGCTTGGTCTCCAGATGAGGCATAAAGGCTGCAACGCCGTGACAACTCTACGAGACGAGGAGCAAGGTAATCCAAGAAGAGCTTTGCATCAATGTCTGGGGCAGCGAGTACCATTTGATTGAAATGTATTGGTTCGTTTCGTTCGGCGAACCGGCTAATGGCGGTTGTGAGGGCACGGTTTCCCATGCTGTGTGCTACAGCGTTGATCTCGTCTAGTCCGGAACTCGCGATTAGTTGAAGAACCTTCTCAAGATTACAGGCCGTCCAATCGATGGTAGCCTCATCAGCCGTGTAGCCCTTAATGGTGCCGGATGACGGCCAGCTATAGAGCACAGGGATACCCGCGAAAGCAAGATCATAAGCGAGCTGCGCAGTACGTCTCACTGCCTCGCTGAAGGCGACATTGTATCCATGGACAAAAAGCAGGATGGAGCGCGTCTCATCGTTTGGAAGCGAGTGACGCAGAACCGATAGCCACTGATCGGACGTCATTTCAGCAACATCGATTATTGAGATATGCTTCTGCGGGTCTTCTCGGATCTGGAAGCGGAGTAAACTAGGGCGCTCGAGATGACCGGGTCGGTGACGTCGCGGAATGCTAACTGTTGCAAGTCCAAAACTAAGGTCGCCGCGCGCAGAGGTGTAGAAATCTTGTAAGTCGTCAGCGGCGGCTCGGTCGGTGGCATACAGGACATGAATAGGAGTGTACCCGAGTTCCGGCTTATAGTCGGCCATCGCGGGAGCAGTTACTGTGGTGAGGTACTGCAAGTCGAGATCCAGTTGTGATGCCGTTTTACCAAACTCCAAATCAAACCCCAACCCTAATCCCCGCATCTTCCAAGTAAGGTAAGCTAATCCCCTGATGATCCACAAAATGATCCACAAACCTAATCTCGGGCTGATCTGTAAAACGAATGCCTTGAAGATCCATATGAGCACGCCAACGGCGAGCAAGGTGCTGAGAGTCACTAGGGTCCACCCTGCGAGGTGATCGGTGAGAAGCCTGGAAATTTCCTCTACGTAACTCATGTCACTCTCACACGTGGTCTAACTATCAAAGATGTTGATCTATATGGATCAAACTAGTGTAAGGATAGTACCGGTACCGACTTTTCGAAGCTACGCTGATCTTATTGCGATTTCGGTACCCTAGTGTAGTGTCCCTAACGCTTCTTTACAATTCCGTTCGCCCTGAGCTTGTCGAAGGGCGGACCGTTTTCAACAACTTTCGTTCATGGTTCGACGAACTCACCAGGAACGATAAGTCAAGGGACTTTTGAGACACTACACTAGCAAGAAAATTTTCGTCCTCTGAACCGATCTGGTTATCACTGCGTCTCTTTTTGGTAAATCAGCCTGCGGTGTGTTAAACGATTGCCATGGCGCGGTCCAAAGTAGAGATCGAGCGGCTCATGCGCGGCGCGCTGGGGGAGATCAAGGCGGATCTGATCGTCACCGGCGGGAAGCTCGTCAATGTTTATTCCGGAGAAATATTAGACGGGATGGAGATCGCCGTGCTCGACGGCAGAATCTGCCACGTCGGACCGAGCGCGGCGCACGCGCGCGGGGAAAATACCGAAATCATCGACGCGCGCGGGCTCTACGTCGCTCCGGGTTTTATCGACGCGCACACGCACATCGGCCATTTTTGCCGGCCGTATGAGTACCTCCAAGCCTATCTTCTCCATGGAACCACGGCCCTGGTCGCCTCGTGCGACGAGCAGGCGACGGTCTTCGGCTTCAAGGGCGTGAAGCTTTTTCTCGACGAAGTGGAGACGCACCCGCTCCGCGTCTACACTGTCCTCTCCATGGTCGCGCCCCAGGATCCGCTTCTATGCAGCACGAAAACTCTGACGCAAGCCGAAGTCGCCGAAGGGCTGGACGATCCGCGCGTCATTGGATTAGGCGAGATCGTCTCCTGGCTTCGGCTGCTCCAAGGGGACGAGGAGCTTCTGGCGAGAATCGAGATGGCGCACGCGCGGGGAAAGATCATCCACGGCCACACCGCCGGCGCGCGCGACCAAAAACTTTCCGCCATCGCCGCGGCGGGCATTTCTTCGTGTCACGAGCCGATCAACGAGCAAGACGTTCTGCAAAGACTCCGCTCCGGCTACTGGACCATGCTGCGCGAAGGCTCCTTCCGCCGCGACCTGGAAGGCACGTTGAAAACGGTCGTTTCCCGCGGCCTGAGCACACAGCGCCTCATTCTCGTCACCGACGGAATGTCTCCTGACGATGTTCTTACGGACGGCCACATGGATTTTGTCGTTCGCCGCGCGATCGAACTTGGCCTCTCTCCATTGCAGGCGATTCAAGCCGTGACATTGAATCCGGCGACCTATTCGGGCCTGGAGCAGGAGATCGGCGGCATCGCTCCCGGCCGCCATGCCGATCTCGTTTTTCTCGAAGAAAATTTGAGCGACGTGCGCGTCCACTCGACGATGGTCGGTGGGAAAGTGCTCGCGAAAAAAGGCGAGTCTCTGGTTCGCGGCGCGCCGATCGCGTGGCCGGAAGAGACGATTCACTGCTTGCGCATCGGGTCGAAGGTGTCGGCGGCATCGTTTCAAATCCGCTGCCCTTCGCCGCGCGCGAAGATTCGCGTTATGGAACTGATAGGCCAGACGATCACCGCCGAAAAGATTCTTGAAGTCGCCGCGCCGCGAGGCGTTCTCGAAGCCGATCCGAGCCGCGATTTGCTTAAAGTCGCCGTGTTCGAGCGCCACAAGCCGACGGGCGGAGTGGCTCACGGATTTCTCAAAGGCTTCGGCGCTCCCGGCGGCGCCGTCGGCATGACGACGAATCTCGACGAAAACACGCTGCTCGTCGCCGGCGGCAACGACGAGGACATGGCGCTTTGCGCCCAAGTGCTGCTCGAAGCCGGCGGGGGAATCGCCGTCGTCGATCGCGGCGAAGTCCTGGAAAAAATCGAGTTTCCGGTGGGAGGGATTTTTTCGTTCGCGCCGTGGCGCGAGATGGGAGAAAAGCTCGAACGCATCAATCGTTGCTTGCGCG
Coding sequences within:
- a CDS encoding ABC transporter substrate-binding protein, whose amino-acid sequence is MQPKIRSNVAKFCRPSGSGWALALVLLVPALAFGAAAPGQVKIGTASITASTLSLWLAQDQGIFKKHGLEAQIIVIRGGPTLVASMVSGDTPYAFTTGVSFLGAAAQGTEVKMLTSISEKVSWKLMASRQIKTPQDLRGKRIGVSSIVGTTWLNSMLALEQLGLEPKRDNIVFLQTGDPVTMGHALESGRIDAAVLDPVTSRGLSSKGFPLLVDLLKANVAFPGLGLGVTRPYLEKNSATAEKVVTALVEGLAFVLQPANKTVVLKSLMKNMKMNDQAAAEEGYQDQIATLNRKPYPSLEGLRNAQRLMAQQNPKIGTLKVEDIADSRFIKKLDESGFIDKLYATPGR
- a CDS encoding adenine deaminase C-terminal domain-containing protein, with the translated sequence MARSKVEIERLMRGALGEIKADLIVTGGKLVNVYSGEILDGMEIAVLDGRICHVGPSAAHARGENTEIIDARGLYVAPGFIDAHTHIGHFCRPYEYLQAYLLHGTTALVASCDEQATVFGFKGVKLFLDEVETHPLRVYTVLSMVAPQDPLLCSTKTLTQAEVAEGLDDPRVIGLGEIVSWLRLLQGDEELLARIEMAHARGKIIHGHTAGARDQKLSAIAAAGISSCHEPINEQDVLQRLRSGYWTMLREGSFRRDLEGTLKTVVSRGLSTQRLILVTDGMSPDDVLTDGHMDFVVRRAIELGLSPLQAIQAVTLNPATYSGLEQEIGGIAPGRHADLVFLEENLSDVRVHSTMVGGKVLAKKGESLVRGAPIAWPEETIHCLRIGSKVSAASFQIRCPSPRAKIRVMELIGQTITAEKILEVAAPRGVLEADPSRDLLKVAVFERHKPTGGVAHGFLKGFGAPGGAVGMTTNLDENTLLVAGGNDEDMALCAQVLLEAGGGIAVVDRGEVLEKIEFPVGGIFSFAPWREMGEKLERINRCLRERGAPFAKPIYALSFLTFVTLPALRITARGLISAKDRKIVPLFVES
- a CDS encoding TIR domain-containing protein yields the protein MARITIIDDDFSIEILAENLRYFGHDVSRIASAKDALNALDSIVSSDLLVLDIIMERPPDMPGGDVSGGRTTGMSIFERIRQKRSDLPILAYSATSDRDVINALGNDRYTRFLSKWSTPSLKEIIAEIENILGLDHFNPLPRPFIVHGHDEATKLAVKNYLQNTLNLPEPIVLHEQPNLGRTLIEKFEYYAAQSQLAFVLLTPDDRVAPANTTDDEKRRARQNVILELGFFLGSLGRSSGRVFLLYKGPLELPSDLSGVIYVDITNGIDAAGEEIRKELQHVLR
- a CDS encoding alpha/beta hydrolase codes for the protein MSYVEEISRLLTDHLAGWTLVTLSTLLAVGVLIWIFKAFVLQISPRLGLWIILWIIRGLAYLTWKMRGLGLGFDLEFGKTASQLDLDLQYLTTVTAPAMADYKPELGYTPIHVLYATDRAAADDLQDFYTSARGDLSFGLATVSIPRRHRPGHLERPSLLRFQIREDPQKHISIIDVAEMTSDQWLSVLRHSLPNDETRSILLFVHGYNVAFSEAVRRTAQLAYDLAFAGIPVLYSWPSSGTIKGYTADEATIDWTACNLEKVLQLIASSGLDEINAVAHSMGNRALTTAISRFAERNEPIHFNQMVLAAPDIDAKLFLDYLAPRLVELSRRCSLYASSGDQALALSQTVHAFPRAGEGEPNLVLAGGIDTIDASPVDMDLLGHGYFAENKQVIDDLFMLIRHGLSPDDRNLHRRNKGGVAYWLFP
- a CDS encoding response regulator gives rise to the protein MNQKTVLLIDDEQGLLEALEDALTHEGHRVLKASTGEEALAIFAREHIDLATVDVMMPPGPSLEAETSSQRTGLYLCRQIVNLYPKVDLFCLSVVNDPDLIREIQFLGVRFLRKGETPLRKVLDMIRSRLTGVAFSTERARNKGG
- a CDS encoding nitrile hydratase — protein: MPRGHHDIGGTMRDAGPINRAEHQLEDWEIVADAVNQALGARGIKRTDELRRAREQMDSELYRSLSYYERWIASMESILIEKRILTQEEIDRKVAEIEKKWGEP
- a CDS encoding HAMP domain-containing sensor histidine kinase, yielding MSSGNNRDRDIVALQKENARLQGELNRVNQERIEYLQNVSHQLVAPLNAIKWHIENLTAGRISVERAKKVLRSIYSQSTLAVHLTKNFALMSNLDADHALTALREPLQPVNLHQLLVNLADDFQPSGWDKGLNISVKDDTLKKAPEVLAMKPLISQAFSNIIENAVKYSDRNSDITINGSHTTAENTVTVTITNRGIPLKKDEVEKIFDRGYRTSEAKNLYPAGTGFGLYIAKRIVEIHEGKMIAYPDQMGRAVFRVVLSVRGLEGKARQREPKNSSTYRR
- a CDS encoding TVP38/TMEM64 family protein, which gives rise to MKQKSTTEKNRCMRIWLAVAVLALLLGMTAAWKWSPLADQIDIRKITAWAVSIRKDPARHAIIPAAYLIASLLSFPVTILILATAIVFGPIVGSAYSFAGCLLGAAATYAVGYFMGKDFVQRIAGRKWRRVEEKIGQSGIMAVAAIRLLPVAPFTIVNIVSGAFKVPILHYLLGSMLGLAPGILVINFFAHQFARAVRNPGVGSYAFLGVGVAITVAGVVWMRRKLAKSHS
- a CDS encoding HDOD domain-containing protein, producing the protein MESSAATPNAMTGQQNIRKYFREVMEKYKLPPLPIVASKVLSMIEDPDLSIREICRVLSDDPALAARVLAISRSVYYAQRTPPKSLQGAIQVVGLRALRYILIAAATQGLFMANNNVSARLWSHSLAVALACRILSERVNYPDGEQAFLTGLLHDIGEMILFHGDQIGFERIVGEAQKSGASLVEKEKEVYAFDHAFIGLTLLDSWNIDSEIGDAVLKHHESGGEAGKLAGILEMADYLSFRADLGFFSAPPLPAPELMRAFGCDDDESLAATVKKVRAAFDAENALFQSV
- a CDS encoding amidohydrolase family protein; its protein translation is MIIDCHSHLVPKSWYHPKSPPAIFNIPGLLEEQDKAGVNLTVFGNNWIRTPQGHDSFDIVKEFNEFAAETTAKYSDRLLGLASSVPFGDERMLKETERAIRDYKLKGIMVGSSVEGEYLDSPRAVPFFELVTELDVPIFVHPPRVTIGAEKMEIFRLPEMLGRPFDTTLSLARFILTGGLEKFPKLKLVCAHMGGALPMLPGRLGFGYELRRDTSFGPWEPDVLTKPPADYIKQLFLDTVSLHTPAVLCSVETVGVDHVVFGSDFPPVPIALKRSVEVVEELSLPEADKQKILGGNAARLLALGT